A window of Gambusia affinis linkage group LG03, SWU_Gaff_1.0, whole genome shotgun sequence contains these coding sequences:
- the unga gene encoding uracil DNA glycosylase a isoform X1, giving the protein MKLFALLRQLFVKQISLRGTRFSPALCFAQYTKILQKKQKCASVLAEQQSPPSSPLSPEQLERIARNKRAALERLASAQTPPGFGESWRKELAAEFGKPYFRQLMQFVSEERKRHTVYPPTEQVFTWSKVCNITDVKVVILGQDPYHGPGQAHGLCFSVKRPVPPPPSLENMYKELATDIDGFQHPGHGDLTGWARQGVLLLNAVLTVRAHQANSHKDRGWETFTDAVIQWLSSNQEGVIFMLWGSYAQKKGASINRKRHHVLQTVHPSPLSAHRGFFGCRHFSKANELLEKCGKSPIDWKAL; this is encoded by the exons ATGAAACTGTTCGCACTGCTTCGTCAGCTGTTTGTGAAGCAGATTTCTCTCCGGGGAACGCGTTTCTCACCGGCTTTGTGTTTTGCTCAATATACCAAAATCTTgcagaagaagcagaaatgCGCTTCGGTGCTGGCGGAGCAGCAAAGTCCGCCTTCCAGTCCTCTCTCCCCGGAGCAGCTGGAAAGGATAGCTCGCAACAAGAGAGCGGCGCTGGAGAGGCTGGCTTCCGCTCAGACTCCTCCAGGGTTCGGGGAAAGCTGGAGGAAGGAGCTGGCTGCTGAGTTTGGAAAGCCCTACTTCAGACAG CTGATGCAATTTGTTTCTGAAGAGAGGAAACGCCACACAGTTTACCCACCTACTGAACAAGTGTTCACCTGGAGCAAGGTGTGCAACATCACAGAT GTTAAAGTGGTCATTCTAGGTCAAGATCCATATCATGGTCCAGGCCAAGCGCACGGACTGTGCTTCAGTGTGAAAAGaccagttcctcctcctccaag TTTGGAGAACATGTACAAAGAGCTGGCCACAGACATCGACGGCTTTCAGCATCCAGGCCATGGCGACCTGACTGGATGGGCCAGACAAG GTGTGCTGCTGCTCAACGCCGTGCTGACTGTCAGGGCGCACCAAGCTAACTCCCACAAAGACAGAGGCTGGGAGACCTTCACTGACGCTGTGATTCAGTGGCTCAGCAGCAATCAAGAGGGCGTCATCTTCATGCTGTGGGGATCGTACGCACAGAAAAAAGGGGCTTCAATTAACCGA AAACGCCACCACGTCCTGCAGACTGTACATCCTTCCCCCCTGTCTGCTCATCGAGGATTTTTTGGTTGCAGACATTTCTCCAAGGCCAACGAGTTGCTAGAGAAATGTGGAAAGTCTCCCATAGACTGGAAGGCTCTTTGA
- the LOC122827899 gene encoding polyubiquitin-like — protein MDIVIRMLDGTSRTMKVNPHDTVGSLKNRIQQGLGVPAARQRLVFTNGSSTPLNDDSKPLSFYNIEPGSHVSLLVTQPSTFQVFLKNEKGTNSTYDVTPDETVEGFRRRVEKREGVPANQQRLIHEGREMQTGKLSDYNVKELSTIFLTLRLRGG, from the coding sequence ATGGACATAGTCATCAGAATGCTGGACGGGACGTCCCGCACGATGAAAGTCAACCCGCACGACACAGTGGGCTCTCTGAAGAATCGCATCCAGCAGGGGCTGGGGGTTCCCGCTGCCAGGCAGAGGCTGGTCTTCACGAACGGGTCGAGCACTCCTCTGAACGACGACTCCAAGCCACTCAGCTTCTACAACATCGAGCCGGGCTCCCATGTGTCTCTGCTGGTCACCCAGCCGTCCACCTTCCAGGTGTTCCTGAAAAACGAGAAGGGGACGAACAGCACCTACGACGTCACACCGGACGAGACGGTGGAGGGCTTCAGGAGGAGAGTGGAGAAGAGAGAGGGGGTCCCTGCGAACCAGCAGAGGCTGATCCATGAGGGCCGGGAGATGCAGACCGGAAAACTGTCCGACTACAACGTGAAGGAGCTCAGCACGATCTTCCTGACTCTGCGTCTGAGAGGAGGCTGA
- the pxmp2 gene encoding peroxisomal membrane protein 2 has translation MPVQSLPVRDGSFHFRLLQQYLILLKKYPILTKSVTSGILSALGNLLSQYLEGRKKAKRGGPVDEIDVAGATRYAIFGLIITGPVSHFFYQLMEVWMPTTDPLCIVKRLLLDRLIFAPGFLLLFYLVMNILEAKGWDDFQKKMRKSYWTALKMNWKVWTPFTFININFVPVQFRVLFANMIALFWYAYLATVRK, from the exons ATGCCCGTCCAGAGCCTGCCAGTCCGGGATGGGTCCTTTCATTTCCGTCTGCTCCAGCAGTATTTGATCCTCCTGAAAAAATACCCGATCCTCACGAAATCTGTAACCAG TGGGATCCTGTCCGCTTTAGGAAATCTACTTTCACAGTACTTGGAAGGCAGAAAAAAGGCCAAAAGAGGAGGTCCAGTTGATGAGATTGATGTGGCTGGAGCCACACGATATGCCATCTTTGG GTTGATTATCACTGGGCCAGTGAGCCATTTCTTTTACCAGCTGATGGAGGTGTGGATGCCAACCACCGACCCGCTCTGCATCGTCAAACGACTACTACTGGACCGACTCATCTTTGCTCCTGGCTTCCTGCTCCTTTTCTACCTGGTTATGAACATCCTGGAG GCTAAAGGCTGGGACGATTTCCAgaagaagatgagaaaaagcTACTGGACTGCTCTGAAGATGAACTGGAAAGTCTGGACTCCTTTCACGTTTATAAACATAAACTTTGTGCCTGTTCAG TTTCGAGTGCTCTTCGCCAACATGATTGCCTTATTCTGGTATGCCTACCTTGCCACTGTGAGGAAATGA